One segment of Drosophila ananassae strain 14024-0371.13 chromosome 3R, ASM1763931v2, whole genome shotgun sequence DNA contains the following:
- the LOC26514973 gene encoding LOW QUALITY PROTEIN: uncharacterized protein LOC26514973 (The sequence of the model RefSeq protein was modified relative to this genomic sequence to represent the inferred CDS: deleted 2 bases in 1 codon), producing MDSLQEIKNKEIFVEVLHLAVDYLIGNVNEKQTLRSSHKFGFSNPYDFLLTASTLAKYYRQHFVHQHVYVETVPQFSCLNNELKKHISTVLVARKQEIFNYLNTWHFSKKLIVESFLWETKLILGDSFFQGNLNQIITLKIFYSSINLRSKITIEFKKKQLYHFISLLEHSLYK from the exons ATGGACTCGTTgcaagaaataaaaaacaaggaaatATTTGTCGAG gttCTCCATTTGGCCGTTGATTACTTAATTGGAAATGTAAACGAAAAGCAAACTCTTCGTTCTTCCCACAAGTTTGGTTTTTCAAATCCGTACGATTTTCTCTTAACGGCAAGCACCTTAGCAAAATATTACAGACAACATTTT GTACATCAACATGTATATGTAGAAACTGTTCCTCAATTTTCCTGTCTGAATAATGAATTGAAAAAACATATATCCACTGTTTTAGTAGCCAGAAAGCaggaaatatttaattatcttAATACGTGGcacttttcaaaaaaattaatcgTAGAGTCATTTTTATGGGAAACAAAACTAATATTAGGAGATAGCTTTTTTCAAGGCAACTTAAATCAAATAATtactctaaaaatattttactctAGCATAAATTTACGAAGCAAAATaactattgaatttaaaaagaaacaacTTTATCATTTTATAAGTCTTTTGGAGCATAGtttatacaaataa